From a single Candoia aspera isolate rCanAsp1 chromosome 2, rCanAsp1.hap2, whole genome shotgun sequence genomic region:
- the TIMM29 gene encoding mitochondrial import inner membrane translocase subunit Tim29 yields MTGPPSPGEAGEKKPSLWGRLRASRLASWWKSLLHDYAEACQEVARGIRQRPGKAGLYLSLLAGAAGCSLRNPGEASFDSSLLEASGTLLLLSPWTRSSSSEKYIQRLMVLRNRGQLRFQSLVFFSLLYEAPYDAGTDLYQAHCKYLKPRWTDFPSQVLDMGFWGRWWVLHSKMQDSDINHEEFQYLPEHLRTISFNDLHSETNEKLFDEKYKAVILTEEQIQQADREDQGKLHS; encoded by the exons ATGACGGGCCCTCCGAGCCCCGGAGAGGCGGGGGAGAAGAAACCGAGCCTCTGGGGGCGCCTCCGCGCCAGCCGCCTAG CCTCGTGGTGGAAGAGCCTCCTGCATGACTATGCTGAAGCCTGCCAAGAGGTCGCCCGAGGCATCCGGCAGCGGCCGGGGAAAGCCGGGCTCTACCTCTCGCTGCTGGCTGGAGCGGCGGGCTGCAGCCTCCGCAACCCCGGCGAAGCCTCCTTCGACTCCAGCCTCCTGGAAGCCTCGgggaccctcctcctcctctcgccCTGGACGCGTAGCAGTAGCTCGGAAAAGTACATCCAGCGGTTGATGGTGCTCCGAAACCGGGGCCAGCTGCGCTTCCAGAGCCTCgtgtttttctccctcctctACGAGGCGCCTTATGATGCCGGAACAGACCTCTATCAAGCGCACTGCAAGTATCTGAAACCACGGTGGACGGACTTTCCCAGCCAGGTCCTCGATATGGGCTTCTGGGGGCGCTGGTGGGTGTTGCACTCCAAAATGCAGGATTCAGACATTAACCATGAAGAGTTTCAGTACCTGCCAGAGCATCTCAGGACCATTTCTTTTAATGACTTGCACTCAGAAACCAACGAGAAACTTTTTGATGAGAAGTACAAAGCTGTGATTCTGACAGAGGAGCAAATCCAACAAGCTGACAGGGAAGATCAAGGGAAACTGCACTCTTAA
- the LOC134492481 gene encoding homeobox protein NANOG-like → MNAPLAINTAYRAYLSGVAATGMGYEQYYWPSPEEKEQEPVHSSEGGPPPEALGDVEEKASHKNPNLSPRSSSSGILILYTPDSATSPNRQSSSPQLTSTPQRCKEENPGGRKVKTRTAFSQEQLEILHHRFQSQKYLSPQQIRELAAALKLTYKQVKTWFQNQRMKFKRTQKETLWMRKGMCQAQNNYLDINPSYHEGYSIGEARNIHSLTAEHENYTSNQNYSNNQNYNSDHQVYSSPQNFYPVGEDGSFFGKAGGACYSPQAISYISHQKMNFYPGFSASMEYATVKMEEEYTFPNASSAATAFPGPSVLQHHQAPLQTQGPHSNCDS, encoded by the exons ATGAACGCCCCACTGGCCATAAATACTGCTTATCGAGCCTACCTCTCCGGAGTGGCGGCCACCGGAATGGGCTACGAGCAGTATTACTGGCCTTCCCCGGAGGAAAAAGAGCAGGAGCCGGTGCACAGCTCCGAGGGGGGCCCTCCCCCAGAAGCTTTAGGCGACGTAGAGGAAAAGGCGTCCCACAAAAACCCAA ATCTTTCTCCAAGGTCTTCCAGTTCTGGAATATTAATTCTTTACACCCCTGACTCTGCCACCAGTCCCAACAGACAGTCTTCTTCTCCACAGCTGACTTCTACGCCCCAGAGATGCAAGGAGGAAAATCCAGGAGGCAGGAAAGTCAAAACACGGACAGCTTTCTCTCAAGAGCAGTTGGAAATCCTGCACCACAGATTCCAGAGCCAAAAGTATCTCAGTCCACAACAGATCCGAGAACTGGCTGCAGCCTTGAAACTCACTTACAAACAA GTAAAAACATGGTTTCAGAATCAACGGATGAAGTTTAAGCGAACCCAGAAAGAAACCTTGTGGATGAGAAAAGGGATGTGTCAAGCTCAG AATAATTATTTGGACATAAACCCAAGCTACCACGAAGGTTACAGTATTGGTGAGGCCAGGAACATCCATTCACTGACTGCTGAGCACGAGAACTACACCAGCAATCAAAACTATAGCAATAACCAGAATTATAATAGTGACCACCAGGTCTACAGTAGTCCCCAGAATTTTTATCCAGTTGGTGAGGATGGGAGCTTCTTTGGAAAAGCTGGTGGGGCCTGCTACAGCCCACAAGCCATCAGCTATATCAGCCACCAAAAGATGAATTTTTATCCTGGCTTCTCTGCAAGCATGGAGTATGCTACCGTGAAGATGGAAGAAGAGTATACCTTCCCAAATGCATCTTCTGCTGCCACAGCGTTCCCAGGCCCCTCTGTCCTCCAGCACCATCAGGCCCCTCTACAAACTCAAGGACCACACAGCAACTGCGACTCCTAA